A portion of the Oncorhynchus nerka isolate Pitt River linkage group LG27, Oner_Uvic_2.0, whole genome shotgun sequence genome contains these proteins:
- the LOC135565458 gene encoding uncharacterized protein LOC135565458, producing the protein MIIFLSSGLFCLLMAAVGIQAQQTPSINDLNAECLGNVIRLSVAPLFEEVDAVFNDTQIINLTPGLATQCGFSFKFDPMGNAMFFASLQNCFSQNMDDKMFSLVMQFRLPGNHMTEDPVYRVGKTCSYTPWTSREILCARNYMEVSVRRTLPDIQTIPEQPTGGPKARSGNFRRGAEAVASGYKMTAVIFSPSKNVMNVDEAQRKGYAIANTPTRLVLRSPHNAEETYLQNVAGVPMRVLSTSTFFEQKWLVTRVDATAVCPTPEAVTFTPEVITWYMPKHIDPLLSSDAFTMLEVYMGIDAKRLDTEEMAARNYSVLVTEAHIIVEIPVGAVGGYFKSHIQDDQYFVTYTIEPMLELLWIEEVAHEDTSYKVLFPITTPPMARPPQVRNYTPLDTVPEQAVFVLELGTFNLDVELLNITFPTMVLTVAECNARGFNVHEQRSPDNTLKTFRMEVPFSDPVVFKERRAEQGVTTFTLQLIYGLVIFPEYAPFSHSAVVEAVLLDIVPPSVTGNCDPENFHITVDYRNQEPFFVVLVGKRLLNHEFAQQYLTEGDTDFTITLPFSSPDAVFESVHSSSVRSRLDVALLNPYNNMTIKYFSLACSFLKTLTECFSNGTMTALAVKVEAVPGLNPGQLTLSDPACGPTYSDDRFAYFHFTVNSCGTTRKFINNVMLYENEISLPDELEVKLNATTSSEEEYQLKVSCYYVANITRTLAFLTRPRDNEPFAETGTGRLMVRMRLAQDASYNTFHQEEDYPVVRYLRQPLHFEVELTTSSDPKVALVLDHCWATLNEDRDSRPRWNLIINGCENPEDPYRVVFHPVVADARVHFPPHVKRFEAYMFSFAEDSVEPSGQVFVHCDVVICDASSPSGGPCSGQCVNQDNSKRGQRHVKDLFEERHLYVSSGYILWV; encoded by the exons ATGATTATTTTCCTTAGCTCAGG GTTGTTTTGCCTATTGATGGCAGCTGTGGGCATACAAGCACAACAGACACCTTCTATAA ATGACCTCAACGCTGAATGCCTTGGTAACGTTATTCGTTTGAGTGTCGCTCCTCTTTTTGAAGAGGTTGATGCTGTCTTCA ATGACACACAAATCATAAACCTGACGCCTGGCCTTGCTACTCAGTGTGGATTCAGCTTTAAATTTGACCCCATGGGGAATGCCATGTTTTTTGCTTCTCTTCAAAACTGCTTTTCCCAAAACATG GATGATAAGATGTTCAGCTTGGTCATGCAGTTCAGGCTGCCAGGAAACCACATGACTGAAGACCCTGTGTATAGAGTGGGCAAAACCTGTAGCTACACCCCCTGGACCTCCCGAGAGATTCTGTGCGCCCGCAACTACATGGAG GTGTCTGTCAGAAGGACTCTTCCAGACATCCAAACCATCCCCGAACAGCCCACTGGGGGCCCGAAAGCAAGGAGCGGCAACTTCCGGAGAGGAGCTGAG GCTGTTGCTTCAGGATACAAAATGACAGCAGTCATCTTTAGTCCTAGCAAGAATGTCATGAATGTGGATGAGGCCCAAAGAAAGGGCTATGCAATAGCCAACACTCCCACACGGCTGGTGTTAAGAAGCCCTCATAATGCAGAGGAGACATACCTCCAGAAT GTAGCTGGGGTTCCGATGCGGGTGCTCTCAACCTCAACCTTCTTTGAGCAGAAGTGGCTGGTTACTCGAGTAGATGCCACGGCTGTTTGTCCAACACCAG AGGCAGTGACCTTTACTCCAGAAGTGATCACCTGGTACATGCCCAAGCACATAGACCCACTTTTGTCCTCTGATGCCTTCACCATGTTGGAGGTGTACATGGGAATTGACGCTAAGAGGCTGGACACTGAGGAAATGGCTGCCAGAAACTACTCGGTTTTAGTCACAGAGGCCCATATTATTGTTGAAATTCCAGTGGGGGCGGTTGGCGGCTACTTCAAG AGCCATATTCAGGATGACCAGTACTTTGTCACTTACACCATTGAGCCCATGCTTGAGTTGCTGTGGATTGAGGAGGTCGCACATGAGGACACCAGCTATAAAGTCCTCTTCCCTATCACAACTCCTCCGATGGCCAGGCCTCCACAAGTTCGCAACT ACACGCCCTTAGACACCGTTCCTGAGCAGGCAGTGTTTGTGCTTGAGTTGGGGACCTTCAACCTTGATGTGGAGCTGCTGAACATCACCTTTCCCACCATGGTGCTAACTGTTGCAGAGTGCAACGCCAGGGGCTTCAATGTTCATGAGCAGAGATCCCCGGACAACACCTTGAAGACCTTCAGGATGGAGGTGCCCTTCTCAGACCCGGTGGTCTTTAAGGAG AGAAGGGCGGAACAAGGTGTCACAACCTTCACTCTTCAGCTGATCTATGGCCTGGTCATCTTTCCAGAGTACGctcctttctctcactctgccGTTGTGGAAGCTGTACTGCTGGACATTG TGCCACCCTCAGTCACTGGCAACTGTGATCCGGAGAACTTCCACATCACTGTGGACTACAGGAACCAAGAGCCCTTTTTTGTGGTCTTGGTTGGCAAGCGGCTGCTTAACCATGAGTTtgctcaacagtatttaacagaaGGCGACACAGACTTCACCATCACGTTGCCCTTCTCTTCGCCGGACGCAGTGTTTGAG TCAGTTCACTCGTCCTCTGTCAGGAGCAGACTGGATGTGGCTCTGTTGAATCCTTACAACAACATGACCATCAAATACTTTTCCCTGGCTTGCAGCTTCCTCAAAACGCTGACTG AGTGTTTCTCTAACGGAACGATGACTGCGCTGGCGGTGAAGGTGGAGGCTGTTCCCGGTCTGAACCCCGGTCAGCTGACCCTGAGCGACCCCGCCTGTGGTCCCACCTACAGCGACGATCGGTTCGCCTACTTCCACTTCACTGTGAACTCCTGTGGCACCACCAGGAAG TTTATCAACAATGTCATGCTGTATGAGAACGAAATCTCCTTGCCAGATGAACTTGAGGTGAAGCTGAATGCCACGACGTCTTCAGAGGAGGAATATCA GTTAAAGGTTTCCTGCTACTATGTGGCCAACATCACTCGCACATTGGCCTTCCTGACCAGGCCGCGTGACAACGAGCCTTTTGCCGAGACTGGGACGGGTCGACTAATGGTCAGAATGAGACTCGCTCAGG ATGCCTCGTATAACACGTTCCACCAGGAGGAGGACTATCCAGTGGTGAGGTACCTGAGACAGCCTCTGCACTTTGAGGTGGAGCTGACCACGTCCTCTGATCCCAAGGTAGCGCTGGTGCTTGACCACTGCTGGGCCACCCTCAACGAGGACCGCGACTCCCGACCCCGGTGGAATCTCATCATTAATGG CTGTGAGAACCCCGAGGATCCATACCGTGTTGTCTTCCACCCGGTAGTAGCTGATGCCAGGGTCCACTTCCCCCCTCACGTCAAACGCTTTGAGGCCTATATGTTTTCCTTCGCCGAGGATTCGGTTGAGCCGAGTGGCCAG GTCTTTGTCCATTGTGATGTGGTCATCTGTGATGCCAGTAGTCCCTCTGGCGGCCCCTGTAGTGGACAATGTGTGAATCAGGACAACTCGAAAAGAG GTCAACGACATGTCAAAGACCTCTTTGAGGAGCGTCATTTATATGTTTCTTCTGGATACATTCTTTGGGTGTAA